CGCCAGCGCACCAGGGCCTCGGCGCCGACGCAGCGGCGACTGGCCAGATCGTAGATCGGCTGGAAGCGCACGCGCAGGGCACGACGGCGCAACGCCGCCGGCAACGAGCCGGGCAGCGACAGCTGGTAGCTGACCAGGTGATAGGTCAGCACGCCGAAGAGCAGGGCCAATAGCACCGCCGCCGGCAGCCAGCCGGACAGCCCCTCGCGCAGACGCTGCTGCAGCACGCTGCGGTCGGCGAACAGCACCAGATCGAAGTCCGGGCTCTGGGTCGGCATGCGATAGACCAGTTGGTGCTGGCCGACCAGCAGGCTCTGACCGGTCGGCCAGCCACCTGCCGGCGGCCAGGCTTGCGGCGGGCCGAGCACCGGCAAGGCGCTGTTCGTAGCGTGGGTAACCAGCAGCAGGCTACCGCCGGGCGGCAGCTCGACTACATCGGCCAGATGGCCGCGAGCGGTGGACAGGCGGAAATAGCCGCGCTGCACCACCAGCGCGGCGAGGTCGTCGTCCGGCTGGGCGCTGGTATTGAGCCAGTAGCTCTGCTGTCGGCCCTGGATATCCGGCGGGCGCTCAGCGCCGAAGGAGCTGCGCTTGGGCGAGGATGAACAGTGCTGGTCGCCGCCGATAAAGGCCGCCTCATAGACGAAGCGGTGGCTGAAGGTCACCTGGCGCAGGGTTTCCACCATGGCCAGGTCGCAGCCGCGCAGGGGCTGGCGCTCCAGCAGGTCGAGGGTTTCCTCGAGCTGGCCGAAGATCTGCTCGAGGCGTTGCAGGAAGCGCTGGCCGGCGGCCTGCAAGCGCTCGCTCTCGGCCTGCTGGGCCTGGTGGTTGGCCAGCCAGAGGCCGCCCAGGCCGAGCAGAACGACACTGCACAAGGTAGCCAGCAGGGCCATCGGCCAGGGTCGATAGAGGGTGCGGCGCAGCCGCGGCAGCTGGGGCGGCATGGGCCGGACTCCACGCGAGGATTCCTCAAGGTATAGCCCAGCCCCCGGCACGCGCCGCAATAGCCGACAGGCAGTGCGGCGGCCTAGTGCGCCATGCGGTTGAGAACCAGCAGCAGGGCAGCGCTTTCGGCATCCGCCACCCCATCGTAGCGGGCCGGGCGGTACTTCATCTGGAAGGCGGCGAGCACCTTGCGCGTGGCCGCATCGAACTGCCCGCTCTGCGGCGTGCTGTAGCCCAGGCGCGCCAGTTGCTCCTGGAACCACGGCGCATCGGGCACCCGCTCACTCAGGGCCGCCTGCTCGCGGGCCACCTCGGCAGCGTCCGGCCAGCGGATCAGCCCGGCCTCGGCCAGGCGCCGCCAGGGGAACAGCGGGCCGGGATCGGTCTTGCGCTGCGGGGCGATATCGCTGTGGCCGATGATGCTGTCGATCGGCAGCTGGTGGCGCTGCACGATGTCCTTGAGCAGCACGATCAGGGCCTCGATCTGCGCCTCGCTGTAAGGCTGCCAGGCCTGCCCCGTGGGGGTCTCGGTATAGCCCTGGTTGACGATCTCGATGCCGATGGTACTGGCATTCAACCAGGTACGGCCCTGCCACTCGCTCTGCCCGGCATGCCAGGCCCGGCGATTTTCATCGACCAGACGGTAGATGGTGGCCGGCGCATCGTCGGCAATCAGGTAGTGGCTGCTTACCTCGCCGCGGCTAAGCAGCGCCAGGGAGCGGGCCAGGTCGGTGGAGGTGTAGTGCATCACCACGTACTGCACGCGGCTGCTCTGGCTGCGCGCGCTCAGGCTGTCGTTGATCTGCGGGCCGCCGGCACAGGCAGACAACAGCAGAGCGGTAAGGGCGAGCAGAACGAAGCGCATGGCAGGCAGGATGGCAAGGCAGGGAGCGGCAGTGTAGCCGCCCCCGGTTCAGGGAGCGATATGCAGGATGCTCTGCAGGTTATCCAGCAGCATGTCGACGCTGAGCATGATCAGCAGCATGCCGGTCAGGCGCTCCACCGCCATCAGCCCGCGCGGGCCGAGGAAGCGCTGCAGCCAGGAGGCCTGCAGGAGGATCGACGCCGTCGCCAGCCAGGCCAGGAATACCGCCAGGTACAGTTCCCACAGCTCGCCCTGGTGGGTATTGCGCAGGGTCATCAGCACCGCCAGCGCCGAGGGCCCGGCGACCGCCGGGGTGGCCAGCGGAACCAGCATCGGCTCGCCATCCGGCACATCGCCGAGCAGGCCCTGCGGGGTGGGGAAGATCAGGCGCAGGGCGATGATGAACAGGATGATGCCGCCGGCGATGGCCGTAGCCTCGCGCGACAGGCCCAGGCCGCTGAGGATCTTGTCGCCGAAGGTGAGGAACAGCATCAGCAGGCCGAGGGCGAACAGCAGCTCGCGCGCCACCACGCGCATACGCCGCTCGGGGGCGACATTCTTCAGCGCAGCCAGATAGATGGCGATATTGCCGAACGGGTCGGTGACCAGAAATACCAGTACGGCAATGCCGAACATATCCATGACGAACTCCTTAACGATGCACACAGTCTAAACGTGCGCAGTCCGTAGCGTCTGTCAGCAATGCGTCGAGCCGATAGCGACAGAGCGCGGCGGCTGCGGACGGACGGCAGTGCGTCCTGCCCACAGCGGCGTATTGTCAATGCCAAGGGCTCAGCAAGGAGAAGCACCATGCGCCGCCAGCTGCTCTGGTTCAAACAGGATTTGCGTCTGGACGATCACCCGGCCATGCAGGCAGCGCTGGACAGCGAGCGCCTGCTGCCACTCTATGTTTTCGACCCGACCTGGCTGCAACCCGGTTCACTGGGCCAGCGTCGCCTCGGCGTACACCGGGCGCGCTTTCTGCTGGAGAGCCTGGCCGCCCTCGATGGTGAGCTGCGTCAGCGTGGCTCTGCTCTGCTGCTGCTCAAGGGCCGCGCCGAGCAGATTATTCCCCGGCTGGTCGAACAGTTTTCCCTGCAGGAAGTGCTGACCCTAGAGGAAATCGCCCCCGAAGAGCGCGCCCAGGTCGCGGCCGTGCGCGCGCAGCTGGGCTCTATCCCGCTGCGCGAGCTGGCCGGCAACCAGCTGTTCCGTCGCGAGGAACTGCCCTGTACGGTCGAAATGCTGCCAGCGGTCTATAGCCAGTTCCGCGAGCTGATCGAACAGCGCCTGCAGGTGTTCCAGCCCAGCACTGCGCCCACTCGCCTGCCTGCCCTGCCGGAAAGCGCAGAAGCCTATCTGCAGCCATTGCCCAGCCTGTCCCAGCTCGGTCTGGGTGAGCCACTGAGCGTGGCCAACAGCGCCTTCCCCTTCTCCGGCGGTGAACCGGCGGCCCAGGCACGTCTGCGCGACTATCTCTGGTTGAGCCAGGGCGTACGCCAGTACAAGGACACCCGCAACGGCCTGATCGGCAGCGAATACTCTTCGAAGCTTTCGCCCTGGCTGGCCAACGGCAGCCTTTCTGCCCGCCGCGTAGTGGCGGAGCTACGCCGCCATGAGTCGCAGTACGGGCGCAATGACTCGACCCACTGCCTATGGCTGGAAATGCTCTGGCGCGACTTCTTTCGCTGGACGCTGGTGCGCCATGGCAGTGCCCTGTTCAAGGCCGGCGGCCTGAAGGCCACCGAGCGGGCCTCTATGCTGCTCGACCAGCGCTTCGGGGAGTGGTGCCAGGGCCGTACGGGGATGCCGCTGGTAGATGCCAACATGCGCGAGCTGGCCGCCACCGGATTCATGTCCAATCGCGGTCGCCAGGTCGTGGCCAGCTACCTGGTCAACGATCTGGAGCAGGACTGGCGGTACGGTGCAGCCTGGTTCGAGGAACACCTGCTGGATTACGACCCGGCCAGCAACTGGGGCAACTGGGCCTATCTGGCCGGGGTTGGCAGCGATCCCCGGCACAAGCGCCAGTTCAACGCCCTGCGCCAGGCCCGCCAGTACGACCCGGACGGCGCCTATGTCAGCCTATGGCTACCGGAGCTGCGCAGCATACCGCAGCACCTGCGCCACACCCCGTTCCTGCTGCCACAGCTGCAGCTCAACGCCATGGGCTATCCGCGCCTGGACAGCATTCCCGAGAGCTGGAAACCCTATCTGCCAACGGCCGCCTGAGGATCACGGGCACTGTCGCCAATATTTTCTGTTGCGCAAAAGCCAAACCCCCAACCCGATTGCTCGGATTGGGGGTTTGGGGATAGGAGCTTGACGATGACCTACTCTCACATGGGGAAGCCCCACACTACCATCGGCGATGCGTCGTTTCACTACTGAGTTCGGGATGGGATCAGGTGGTTCCAACGCTCTATGGTCGTCAAGCAATTCGGTTGGGGACTCGGTGTTTAGTCGCTTCCCCTAATTGGGTATGTGATGTCGTGGTATTGCGTGTTCTGGCAAATTTTCGGTCTGTTTGTCGACTTCACCGTCTAACAGCCAAATTGTTTGGGTGTTATATGGTCAAGCCTCACGGGCAATTAGTATTGGTTAGCTCAACGCCTCACAGCGCTTACACACCCAACCTATCAACGTCGTAGTCTTCGACGGCCCTTCAGGGAGCTCAAGGCTCCAGTGAGATCTCATCTTGAGGCAAGTTTCCCGCTTAGATGCTTTCAGCGGTTATCTTTTCCGAACATAGCTACCCGGCAATGCCACTGGCGTGACAACCGGAACACCAGAGGTTCGTCCAACCCGGTCCTCTCGTACTAAGGTCAGCCCCTCTCAAATCTCAAACGTCCACGGCAGATAGGGACCGAACTGTCTCACGACGTTCTAAACCCAGCTCGCGTACCACTTTAAATGGCGAACAGCCATACCCTTGGGACCGGCTTCAGCCCCAGGATGTGATGAGCCGACATCGAGGTGCCAAACACCGCCGTCGATATGAACTCTTGGGCGGTATCAGCCTGTTATCCCCGGAGTACCTTTTATCCGTTGAGCGATGGCCCTTCCATACAGAACCACCGGATCACTAAGACCTACTTTCGTACCTGCTCGACGTGTCTGTCTCGCAGTCAAGCGCGCTTTTGCCTTTATACTCTACGACCGATTTCCGACCGGTCTGAGCGCACCTTCGTACTCCTCCGTTACTCTTTGGGAGGAGACCGCCCCAGTCAAACTGCCCACCATACACTGTCCTCGACCCGGATAACGGGCCAGAGTTAGAACCTCAAGCATGCCAGGGTGGTATTTCAAGGATGGCTCCACGCGAACTGGCGTCCACGCTTCAAAGCCTCCCACCTATCCTACACAAGCAGGCTCAAAGTCCAGTGCAAAGCTACAGTAAAGGTTCACGGGGTCTTTCCGTCTAGCCGCGGATACACTGCATCTTCACAGCGATTTCAATTTCACTGAGTCTCGGGTGGAGACAGCGCCGCCATCGTTACGCCATTCGTGCAGGTCGGAACTTACCCGACAAGGAATTTCGCTACCTTAGGACCGTTATAGTTACGGCCGCCGTTTACCGGGGCTTCGATCAAGAGCTTCGCTTGCGCTAACCCCATCAATTAACCTTCCGGCACCGGGCAGGCGTCACACCCTATACGTCCACTTTCGTGTTTGCAGAGTGCTGTGTTTTTAATAAACAGTCGCAGCGGCCTGGTATCTTCGACCGGCATGAGCTTACGGAGCAAGTCCTTCACCCTCACCGGCGCACCTTCTCCCGAAGTTACGGTGCCATTTTGCCTAGTTCCTTCACCCGAGTTCTCTCAAGCGCCTTGGTATTCTCTACCCAACCACCTGTGTCGGTTTGGGGTACGGTTCCTAGTTACCTGAAGCTTAGAGGCTTTTCCTGGAAGCATGGCATCAACCACTTCATGTTCTAAAAGAACACTCGTCATCAGCTCTCGGCATTAAGACCCCGGATTTACCTAAGATCTCTGCCTACCACCTTAAACACGGACAACCAACGCCGTGCTGGCCTAGCCTTCTCCGTCCCCCCATCGCAGTAACTAGAAGTACAGGAATATTAACCTGTTTCCCATCGACTACGCATTTCTGCCTCGCCTTAGGGACCGACTAACCCTGCGTCGATTAACGTTGCGCAGGAACCCTTGGTCTTTCGGCGTGCGAGTTTTTCACTCGCATTGTCGTTACTCATGTCAGC
The window above is part of the Pseudomonas alcaligenes genome. Proteins encoded here:
- a CDS encoding N-acetylmuramoyl-L-alanine amidase, translating into MRFVLLALTALLLSACAGGPQINDSLSARSQSSRVQYVVMHYTSTDLARSLALLSRGEVSSHYLIADDAPATIYRLVDENRRAWHAGQSEWQGRTWLNASTIGIEIVNQGYTETPTGQAWQPYSEAQIEALIVLLKDIVQRHQLPIDSIIGHSDIAPQRKTDPGPLFPWRRLAEAGLIRWPDAAEVAREQAALSERVPDAPWFQEQLARLGYSTPQSGQFDAATRKVLAAFQMKYRPARYDGVADAESAALLLVLNRMAH
- a CDS encoding DASH family cryptochrome; translated protein: MRRQLLWFKQDLRLDDHPAMQAALDSERLLPLYVFDPTWLQPGSLGQRRLGVHRARFLLESLAALDGELRQRGSALLLLKGRAEQIIPRLVEQFSLQEVLTLEEIAPEERAQVAAVRAQLGSIPLRELAGNQLFRREELPCTVEMLPAVYSQFRELIEQRLQVFQPSTAPTRLPALPESAEAYLQPLPSLSQLGLGEPLSVANSAFPFSGGEPAAQARLRDYLWLSQGVRQYKDTRNGLIGSEYSSKLSPWLANGSLSARRVVAELRRHESQYGRNDSTHCLWLEMLWRDFFRWTLVRHGSALFKAGGLKATERASMLLDQRFGEWCQGRTGMPLVDANMRELAATGFMSNRGRQVVASYLVNDLEQDWRYGAAWFEEHLLDYDPASNWGNWAYLAGVGSDPRHKRQFNALRQARQYDPDGAYVSLWLPELRSIPQHLRHTPFLLPQLQLNAMGYPRLDSIPESWKPYLPTAA
- a CDS encoding EAL domain-containing protein, translating into MPPQLPRLRRTLYRPWPMALLATLCSVVLLGLGGLWLANHQAQQAESERLQAAGQRFLQRLEQIFGQLEETLDLLERQPLRGCDLAMVETLRQVTFSHRFVYEAAFIGGDQHCSSSPKRSSFGAERPPDIQGRQQSYWLNTSAQPDDDLAALVVQRGYFRLSTARGHLADVVELPPGGSLLLVTHATNSALPVLGPPQAWPPAGGWPTGQSLLVGQHQLVYRMPTQSPDFDLVLFADRSVLQQRLREGLSGWLPAAVLLALLFGVLTYHLVSYQLSLPGSLPAALRRRALRVRFQPIYDLASRRCVGAEALVRWRRADGRLMGPDMFIPMAESSGLIRDITDYVLEQVLVQLGDCLRQHPGLYISINLAACDVAEPRIGALATRLLLQYRVGAGQIAFEVTESGLADIQAAKGVLAELRGYGHRVLIDDFGTGYSSLAYLQELPADVLKIDKSFVDALGHDAASSGVAPHIIQMAAALQLKVVAEGIEHEAQALYLAEQGAECGQGWLFAKPLTARQFRRLVEHQAA
- a CDS encoding MarC family protein, with the translated sequence MDMFGIAVLVFLVTDPFGNIAIYLAALKNVAPERRMRVVARELLFALGLLMLFLTFGDKILSGLGLSREATAIAGGIILFIIALRLIFPTPQGLLGDVPDGEPMLVPLATPAVAGPSALAVLMTLRNTHQGELWELYLAVFLAWLATASILLQASWLQRFLGPRGLMAVERLTGMLLIMLSVDMLLDNLQSILHIAP